Proteins from one Mytilus galloprovincialis chromosome 11, xbMytGall1.hap1.1, whole genome shotgun sequence genomic window:
- the LOC143051881 gene encoding uncharacterized protein LOC143051881 produces the protein MPTTPRRAAAANKKVEDSDGDLKDDQKKDTNKKDATAEEVSDGNSRGRGRPKKDLSTPNKDAIDEEEETSTDSTRKRQGRTKKDILVPETTETPERRVRGRSRKDTPGTPAVKDSEESKKGRGRPKKNEEKDGNDEIGSPSDEKRGRGRPKRDLNDTDTTESDLNSGSDKERIEVTLPGRGTVIIKSEPDDTFHMSTRRKTGFSCECGQSFSVEYLLEDHQRRCKKAETGTPNMVKTIKKEPGSATSTPKARTNREKAKETPKEKAKDTPKEKPKVTSKEKSKETPKEKPRETPRRKPELKANINPKSGNDKAETETSKDLKKSEPSESEKDSADTVESSVKETNDSDNQNKSEEKDIDTPMETILVRPPGVSKEISTPVSRSKATEVKKILVVTPEGLKRQSVPQPAVLKVEKKPVTPSTRVMVMPKPKSAEKKVVVLMGTKETEVSIDAIDDDKEEVELEAVTYQAVAVEGQQEPVIEPEEPSSNVETNEEETEDIKASETMETETVNDGDVQTAQQEVQIVEVDAVTGQVIVVQEGQQKVESNESAEQVQVVELEASAEKMALLQESLGLMDIPQEPVEHSVEEGSSEEKAIEEKMEVDPSEEGVKTEEHKDQDEREEGEVKEGDEDDEENEEDEEILDDGALDGKRKITDDETWTPLAKRIRRSLATPATGTKIKSSYRPKKQPKNALSLLSEAAKKTMEKAKEENVELDPVQLKIFESLVSVAVKDEDIDEDEEDDVMEVRVIKQEESAEGIELDEDGEVAAVIYNDDEEALVDISVIESMVDLESAECGICFMKFKNSKYMRNHLVTHTGNKKFTCEVCSKRFMRKYDLQQHMMRVHSFIKAARGKIISSEEELLASNSEADLKTCQYCQTHFTTQFMLDAHLEEKHSEERPFECPVCQSKFPTQKKLVRHKDSVHSERQHQCEHCEKSFRFLYALKEHEKTHNEAKPFLCDDCGKGFALAKYLQKHKQRHTAPEVMDKVYNCRYCDKTFDNLHEYQQHIRTHTEAEDRIFQCDQCPKRFFKQAHLKRHIMTHSTVRCYECTYCAKAYKDPDTLRKHIRFIHKSAEEDGNRKEYPCPFCDKVFYSNGHRKRHLIKHTGERPFKCEECGKGFTEKRSLQNHQRIHSGERPYSCKICGKAFIQLSHLNRHTFLHTQIRNFECEECGKKFFENADLQKHQRIHSKDKPYKCEFCGIGFSQPNILKCHRRRHTGEKPYVCDICNRAFIQMGALQTHRRLHTGERPFKCSYCGQGFVSKERMKFHTYIHTGITPHICHICGKGFRLKFKLQSHLDSHEGVYRYQCKICNKGFLEKTKLNRHIKQIHDDPSNPDTDSYIENNIRIIQRPDPATPKFQIVELHPDDEATTTHVIVEDDTLRNFSEIAVNSMSQPAANEEVIETTQTVPGSYEIQTSEGDSTNAVQHIQFDSESGEITASGGTTLFDGTTTINLPEGIIYEGMENGEEVVYVVIPEDNQTVILS, from the exons ATGCCTACCACCCCGAGAAGAGCCGCAGCAGCAAATAAAAAAGTAGAAGACTCAGATGGAGATTTAAAGGATGATCAGAAAAaggatacaaataaaaaagatgcaACGGCTGAAGAAGTATCTGATGGAAATTCAAGAGGGCGTGGACGACCAAAGAAAGACTTGTCAACTCCTAACAAGGATGCAATAGATGAGGAAGAGGAAACCAGTACGGATTCTACAAGGAAGAGGCAAGGGAGGACAAAAAAAGACATACTAGTAccagaaacaacagaaacacctgAAAGGAGAGTCCGAGGGCGATCAAGAAAAGACACACCTGGGACACCTGCTGTAAAAGATAGTGAAGAGTCAAAGAAAGGCAGGGGTAGACCAAAGAAAAATGAGGAAAAAGATGGAAACGATGAAATTGGCTCTCCTAGCGATGAAAAAAGAGGACGTGGTCGACCTAAAAGAGATTTAAATGACACAGATACAACAGAGTCTGATCTGAACAGTGGGAGTGATAAAGAAAGGATTGAAGTAACGTTACCAGGCCGTGGGACAGTCATAATCAAGTCTGAGCCAGATGATACCTTCCACATGTCAACTAGAAGGAAGACTGGTTTTAGTTGTGAATGTGGGCAATCTTTCTCCGTAGAATATCTCCTTGAGGATCATCAGCGGAGATGTAAGAAGGCTGAAACAGGTACTCCAAATATGGTAAAAACTATTAAGAAAGAGCCGGGATCAGCCACTTCTACACCTAAGGCCAGAACTAACAGAGAAAAAGCTAAAGAGACTCCAAAGGAAAAGGCCAAGGACACTCCAAAAGAAAAGCCTAAAGTGACATCCAAAGAAAAGTCTAAAGAAACACCAAAAGAAAAGCCTAGAGAGACACCAAGAAGAAAACCAGAATTAAAAGCAAATATAAATCCAAAGAGTGGAAATGACAAAGCAGAAACAGAAACTAGCAAGGACCTTAAAAAATCTGAGCCTTCTGAATCGGAAAAAGATTCTGCTGACACAGTTGAAAGCTCTGTAAAGGAAACAAATGATAGTGATAACCAAAATAAATCTGAGGAAAAAGACATTGATACGCCCATGGAAACCATACTAGTCAGACCTCCTGGTGTTTCTAAGGAAATTTCAACACCTGTTTCTCGTAGTAAGGCAACTGAGGTTAAGAAGATTCTTGTTGTTACGCCTGAAGGGCTGAAAAGACAAAGTGTTCCCCAACCTGCAGTTTTAAAAGTAGAAAAGAAGCCTGTTACCCCATCCACAAGAGTCATGGTCATGCCGAAGCCAAAATCGGCAGAAAAGAAAGTTGTTGTCCTCATGGGAACGAAAGAAACAGAAGTGAGTATTGATGCCATTGATGATGATAAAGAGGAGGTAGAATTAGAGGCTGTAACATATCAAGCAGTGGCAGTAGAGGGTCAACAAGAGCCCGTCATAGAACCGGAAGAACCATCTTCAAATGTTGAGACAAATGAAGAGGAAACGGAAGATATAAAAGCTTCAGAAACCATGGAAACAGAGACTGTAAATGATGGAGATGTACAGACTGCGCAACAGGAAGTACAAATAGTAGAGGTTGATGCTGTAACAGGCCAGGTAATAGTGGTACAGGAAGGTCAGCAGAAAGTTGAGAGCAATGAAAGTGCTGAACAGGTACAGGTAGTAGAATTAGAGGCAAGTGCAGAGAAGATGGCATTGCTACAGGAGAGCTTAGGGTTAATGGACATACCACAAGAACCTGTGGAACATTCTGTTGAGGAAGGAAGCTCTGAAGAAAAGGCTATTGAAGAAAAAATGGAAGTTGATCCGAGTGAAGAAGGGGTGAAGACAGAAGAACATAAAGATCAGGACGAGAGAGAGGAAGGCGAG GTGAAAGAAGGAGATGAAGACGACGAAGAAAATGAGGAGGATGAGGAAATTTTAGATGACGGAGCTTTGGATGGTAAACGTAAAATTACTGATGACGAAACATGGACGCCTCTTGCAAAAAGGATCAGGAGATCACTGGCTACACCAGCAACTGGTACGAAGATAAAGAGTTCTTACCGACCAAAAAAACAACCAAAGAATGCTTTATCCCTGTTATCTGAAGCTGCTAAGAAAACAATGGAGAAAGCTAAAGAGGAGAATGTTGAATTGGATCCAGTTCAGTTGAAGATTTTTGAAAGTCTTGTTTCTGTTGCCGTTAAAGATGAAGATATTGATGAGGACGAAGAAGATGATGTGATGGAAGTACGAGTGATTAAACAAGAAGAATCAGCTGAAGGTATTGAACTCGATGAGGATGGTGAAGTGGCTGCGGTTATTTACAACGATGATGAAGAAGCACTTGTAGATATTTCAGTTATTGAGTCCATGGTCGATTTAGAATCAGCTGAATGTGGCATCTGCTTCATGaaattcaaaaattctaaatacatGAGAAACCATCTTGTCACCCACAcaggaaataaaaaattcacCTGTGAGGTCTGCTCCAAAAGATTCATGAGAAAATACGACTTACAACAGCACATGATGAGAGTCCATTCGTTCATCAAGGCTGCTCGTGGGAAAATTATTTCTTCAGAAGAAGAACTTTTAGCCAGTAACAGTGAAGCAGACTTAAAGACCTGTCAGTATTGTCAAACCCATTTCACCACTCAATTTATGCTGGATGCTCATTTGGAGGAGAAACATTCGGAAGAGAGGCCATTTGAATGCCCTGTTTGTCAGTCCAAGTTCCCAACACAGAAGAAACTTGTTCGTCACAAGGACTCTGTCCATTCTGAACGGCAACACCAGTGTGAACATTGTGAGAAATCCTTCAGGTTTCTATATGCATTGAAAGAACATGAAAAGACCCATAACGAAGCCAAGCCATTCTTGTGCGACGACTGCGGAAAAGGCTTTGCTTTGGCTAAATATCTGCAGAAACATAAACAGCGCCACACAGCTCCAGAAGTGATGGACAAAGTTTATAATTGTAGATATTGCGATAAAACGTTCGACAATCTGCATGAATATCAACAGCATATAAGGACCCATACAGAAGCTGAGGACAGAATATTCCAGTGTGATCAGTGTCCGAAACGTTTCTTTAAACAG GCACATTTGAAAAGACACATCATGACTCATTCGACTGTCCGTTGTTATGAGTGCACGTACTGTGCCAAGGCGTACAAAGATCCAGATACACTACGGAAACACATCAGGTTTATCCACAAGTCCGCTGAGGAGGACGGCAACAGGAAGGAGTATCCATGTCCATTCTGTGACAAGGTCTTCTATAGCAATGGTCATCGTAAGAGACATTTGATTAAACATACAG gtGAAAGACCATTCAAGTGTGAAGAATGTGGGAAAGGTTTTACAGAGAAAAGGAGTCTTCAGAATCATCAAAGAATACATAGCG GTGAGAGACCTTACTCTTGCAAGATATGCGGCAAGGCATTTATCCAGCTCTCACATTTAAATCGCCATACCTTCCTCCATACTCAGATACGTAATTTTGAGTGCGAGGAGTGTGGCAAGAAATTCTTTGAGAATGCTGACCTCCAGAAACATCAGCGAATCCACTCAAAGGACAAGCCCTACAAATGCGAATTTTGTGGCATTGGGTTCTCACAGCCAAACATATTAAAATGCCACAGGAGGCGGCACACAGGTGAGAAACCGTACGTCTGTGACATTTGTAATCGTGCATTTATCCAGATGGGGGCACTGCAGACACATCGGAGATTACATACTGGAGAACGGCCCTTTAAATGCAGTTATTGTGGACAGGGATTTGTGTCGAAAGAGAGGATGAAATTCCACACCTACATTCATACGGGTATCACACCCCATATTTGTCACATTTGTGGTAAAGGTTTCAGGTTAAAGTTCAAACTTCAGAGCCATCTAGATTCACACGAGGGCGTCTATAGGTACCAGTGTAAAATCTGCAATAAAGGATTCTTAGAGAAGACGAAGCTCAATCGTCATATTAAACAAATTCACGACGATCCATCTAATCCAGATACTGATAGCTATATTGAGAATAACATCCGAATTATACAACGGCCAGACCCAGCAACTCCAAAGTTTCAGATCGTTGAATTGCATCCAGATGACGAAGCAACTACGACTCACGTCATTGTTGAAGACGATACACTTCGTAACTTCAGTGAAATTGCTGTCAACAGCATGTCGCAGCCTGCGGCCAATGAGGAGGTCATAGAGACAACACAGACGGTCCCAGGGTCGTACGAGATACAGACTTCAGAAGGAGACTCGACTAATGCTGTACAGCATATCCAGTTCGATTCAGAGTCTGGAGAAATCACTGCCTCAGGGGGGACAACTCTATTTGATGGTACTACAACTATCAACTTGCCAGAAGGAATCATTTATGAAGGAATGGAGAATGGGGAGGAAGTGGTATATGTGGTGATACCAGAAGATAATCAAACTGTTATCCTTTCATAG